AGTTGCAATGCAAATAAATCCGTCTCGGTAGCTATTTTTGTGCGATGAACCAACAAGCCATGCGGCTTATTGATTGCAATTATATGCTCGTCTCTATATATTACTTCCAGGGATGTCTCACTCACCACTTATCTCCTTCGAATATTTCTTCCACCAAGCATTATCACTATCATCATCTACTCTAAACCATTTACCTTGAGGATGGCTTAGTAAGGGGATTTGCCTCTCAATGGATATGTTTTCCAATTCCAAAATCGGTTCAAACCAACTGTGCAATGCCAAATCAAAAGTTCCCCAATGAATTGGAAATAATTTTTCAGCCCTCATTTGTTGAAAAGCATCAACAGCCTCTTTAGCATCCATATGAATATCGTGCCAAGCATCATTGTACGCTCCGATGGGCATAATTGCTAAGTCAAACGGTCCTAGTTTCTCATCAATTTCTTTGAAGCCATCAAAAATGCCAGTATCCCCTCCAAAATAAATGTTTTCTCCCTCCATTTCAATCACCCACGAGGCCCAAAAAGTGTTGTTTTGACTAAATAATCGGCCACTAAAATGACGTGCTGGAGTGGCAGTGATACTAATTCCATTCTCGGTATGAGTATCCCACCAACTAAACTCTTTTATTTTTTCTGAAGGTACTCCCCAGTATTCTAAACTAGCGCCTACGCCAGTAGGTACGTAAAAGTATTTGGTCTTAGCCGTAATCTTTGTGATGGTCTCATAATCCAAATGGTCA
This is a stretch of genomic DNA from Marivirga harenae. It encodes these proteins:
- a CDS encoding MBL fold metallo-hydrolase, yielding MKTFLKIIKGLLIVVAFFFLGYYMVKYFVPSVGKAPNSEEMAQSPYYFKGKFINSVQTKSAEFSQVPQIVRNYFKRDVETNPNTDYIFTETNKLENDSILQVNWLGHAAMLFYKNGKYVLADPMLGERASPFQFMGPKRFSAPPISAENLPELEAVVISHDHYDHLDYETITKITAKTKYFYVPTGVGASLEYWGVPSEKIKEFSWWDTHTENGISITATPARHFSGRLFSQNNTFWASWVIEMEGENIYFGGDTGIFDGFKEIDEKLGPFDLAIMPIGAYNDAWHDIHMDAKEAVDAFQQMRAEKLFPIHWGTFDLALHSWFEPILELENISIERQIPLLSHPQGKWFRVDDDSDNAWWKKYSKEISGE